From Watersipora subatra chromosome 8, tzWatSuba1.1, whole genome shotgun sequence, a single genomic window includes:
- the LOC137401409 gene encoding transmembrane protein 272-like isoform X2, with protein MGSADPEAPPPSYDSIFGELKAQKQQSDGMVDYAKRATSKCCGKVVGVVAIVIMVIFFLALGLALPIAEIVIGSKYLYDCPAERYLTIYLIVSGVFSIISGCTSGGSKAASRNDSDEDDSSSKKSGCCNSLVGSFLIAWLIAGTVWVTKMVECQGTDRSDCFTTNVTESQSADYCLKLVYDFTYWDIMAKWIMLGVFVVLGTCCCCVLCCVYCCTDKSSEGD; from the exons ATGGGAAGTGCAGACCCAGAAG CTCCACCTCCTTCCTACGACAGTATATTTGGAGAGTTGAAGGCTCAAAAACAACAGTCCGATGGCATGGTTGACTACGCTAAACGGGCGACCAGCAAGTGCTGTGGAAAAGTTGTCGGAGTTGTTGCCATTGTCATTATGGTTATTTTTTTTCTCGCACTTGGCTTGGCACTTCCAATTGCGGAGATTGTTATAG GATCCAAGTATCTGTACGACTGCCCAGCTGAAAGGTACCTCACCATCTACTTGATCGTATCAGGGGTCTTCAGTATTATCTCTGGATGTACCAGTGGAGGTTCTAAAGCAGCTAGTAGAAATG ATTCTGATGAAGACGACTCGTCCTCAAAGAAAAGCGGGTGCTGCAACTCACTCGTTGGAAGTTTTCTTATTGCGTGGCTCATAGCTG GAACGGTTTGGGTAACGAAGATGGTGGAGTGTCAAGGTACAGACAGATCGGACTGTTTCACTACGAATGTCACTGAATCCCAGAGTGCTGATTATTGTTTGAAGCTCGTCTATGACTTCACCTACTGGGATATTATGGCCAAGTGGATCATGCTTGGAGTTTTTGTCGTCCTCGGTACCTGCTGTTGTTGCGTCTTGTGCTGTGTTTACTGCTGCACAGACAAGTCTAGTGAAGGAGATTGA
- the LOC137401409 gene encoding transmembrane protein 272-like isoform X1: MGSADPEAQGIASPPPPSYDSIFGELKAQKQQSDGMVDYAKRATSKCCGKVVGVVAIVIMVIFFLALGLALPIAEIVIGSKYLYDCPAERYLTIYLIVSGVFSIISGCTSGGSKAASRNDSDEDDSSSKKSGCCNSLVGSFLIAWLIAGTVWVTKMVECQGTDRSDCFTTNVTESQSADYCLKLVYDFTYWDIMAKWIMLGVFVVLGTCCCCVLCCVYCCTDKSSEGD; the protein is encoded by the exons ATGGGAAGTGCAGACCCAGAAG CACAGGGAATAGCAAGTC CTCCACCTCCTTCCTACGACAGTATATTTGGAGAGTTGAAGGCTCAAAAACAACAGTCCGATGGCATGGTTGACTACGCTAAACGGGCGACCAGCAAGTGCTGTGGAAAAGTTGTCGGAGTTGTTGCCATTGTCATTATGGTTATTTTTTTTCTCGCACTTGGCTTGGCACTTCCAATTGCGGAGATTGTTATAG GATCCAAGTATCTGTACGACTGCCCAGCTGAAAGGTACCTCACCATCTACTTGATCGTATCAGGGGTCTTCAGTATTATCTCTGGATGTACCAGTGGAGGTTCTAAAGCAGCTAGTAGAAATG ATTCTGATGAAGACGACTCGTCCTCAAAGAAAAGCGGGTGCTGCAACTCACTCGTTGGAAGTTTTCTTATTGCGTGGCTCATAGCTG GAACGGTTTGGGTAACGAAGATGGTGGAGTGTCAAGGTACAGACAGATCGGACTGTTTCACTACGAATGTCACTGAATCCCAGAGTGCTGATTATTGTTTGAAGCTCGTCTATGACTTCACCTACTGGGATATTATGGCCAAGTGGATCATGCTTGGAGTTTTTGTCGTCCTCGGTACCTGCTGTTGTTGCGTCTTGTGCTGTGTTTACTGCTGCACAGACAAGTCTAGTGAAGGAGATTGA